The Lonchura striata isolate bLonStr1 chromosome 7, bLonStr1.mat, whole genome shotgun sequence genome window below encodes:
- the BLOC1S2 gene encoding biogenesis of lysosome-related organelles complex 1 subunit 2 isoform X2, which yields MFSKMATYLTGELTATSEDYKLLENMNKLTSLKYLEMKDIAINISRNLKDLNQKYADLQPYLEQINLIEEQVAALEQAAYKLDAYSKKLEAKYKKLEKR from the exons ATGTTCAGCAAAATGGCCACTTACTTGACAGGTGAACTGACAG ccACCAGTGAAGACTACAAACTCTTGGAAAACATGAATAAGTTGACTAGCTTGAAGTACTTAGAAATGAAAGATATTGCTATTAACATCAGTAGGAATCTGAAGGATTTAAACCAAAAAT ATGCTGATCTTCAGCCATATCTGGAACAGATAAACCTAATTGAGGAACAGGttgcagctctggagcaggcAGCTTATAAATTGGATGCATATTCCAAAAAACTTG aagCCAAGTACAAAAAACTGGAGAAACGATGA
- the LOC110475029 gene encoding broad substrate specificity ATP-binding cassette transporter ABCG2 isoform X2 — protein MGTAQNNSDLHAAELGLCNKNMMSDTFDHSIISVGEEEGAGTFQRSVPTQESLRSPRGSVVSFHNIQYSVKQSSGFLCKRKIVEKKILHNVNGIMKPGLNAILGPTGSGKSSLLDVLAARKDPAGLSGEVLIDGIPQPPNFKCISGYVVQDDVVMGTMTVRENLQFSAALRLPSSISIKEKEERVTQIINELGLSKVADAKVGTELIRGVSGGERKRTNIGMELITEPPVLFLDEPTTGLDASTANAVLILLKKLSRRGRTIIFSIHQPRYSIFKLFDSLTLLASGKVLYHGPAKHALEYFSSVGYECEPFNNPADFFLDVINGDSTAVTASKEDHRPVDPGKEVNSENGVTEDNVDSSVVDVLHQKYLSSSLYQSTKEALGKVELGRGSKQRLSKQEHEITYANGFFTQLYWVSKRSLKNLIRNPQASIAQIAVTVILALVVGAIFFGVKLDRSGIQNRVGSLFFVTTNQCFSSVSAIELFIRDKKLFVHQYTSGYYRVSAYFLALMIGDLLPMRTTPAIIFSCISYWMIGYQAVAGRFFFFMLTLILVSYTATAMSLAISAGMDVVAVANLLITICFVLMLIFSGLLVNLPSVMGWLNWLKYFSIPRYGLTALQVNEYRDLYFCGEKNPNATVSVEDAGSCPPNISEEVCSGEAYLCSQGIAPTSWAMWENIVALFCMTVIFLTIAYAKLRFMRKFT, from the exons ATGGGAACTGCTCAAAACAACAGTGACCTCCACGCAGCGGAGCTTGGCCTGTGTAACAAGAATATGATGTCAGACACATTTGATCACAGCATTATTTCTgttggagaagaggaaggagcaggCACTTTCCAGCGTTCTGTTCCAACACAAGAGTCCCTCCGATCTCCTCGTGGCTCCGTTGTGAGTTTCCATAACATCCAGTACTCCGTTAAGCAGTCCAGTGGATTCCTTTGTAAACGGAAAATCGTGGAAAAGAAGATCCTTCATAACGTTAA tgGCATTATGAAACCAGGACTGAATGCGATCCTGGGACCAACAGGGAGTGGGAAATCTTC TCTCCTAGATGTGCTGGCAGCCAGAAAGGATCCAGCAGGTCTGTCTGGAGAAGTGCTTATAGATGGCATCCCACAACCTCCAAATTTCAAGTGCATCTCAGGATATGTTGTGCAG GATGATGTTGTTATGGGCACGATGACGGTGAGGGAGAACCTGCAATTCTCTGCTGCGCTGCGACTCCCCAGCTCCATCAGCAttaaagagaaggaagagcGAGTCACCCAGATAATCAATGAGCTGGGATTGAGCAAAGTGGCTGATGCTAag GTAGGAACTGAATTGATCCGGGGAGTGTCTGGAGGGGAACGGAAGAGAACCAACATTGGgatggagctcatcacagagcCACCAGTCCTTTTTCTAGATGAACCAACAACTGGCCTTGATGCCAGCACAGCCAATGCAGTCCTCATCCTTCTGAAGAA GCTCTCAAGAAGAGGGAGAACCATCATATTTTCCATCCATCAGCCCCGTTATTCCATATTCAAGCTGTTTGACAGTCTGACATTACTGGCTTCGGGCAAGGTGCTGTACCATGGTCCTGCGAAACACGCCCTGGAGTACTTCAGTTCTGTTG gataTGAATGTGAACCCTTCAACAATCCAGCTGACTTCTTCCTTGATGTCATAAATGGTGATTCAACTGCTGTGACAGCAAGCAAGGAAGATCACAGACCTGTGGACCCAGGAAAAG AAGTGAACAGTGAAAATGGAGTGACAGAAGACAATGTGGATAGCAGTGTGGTAGATGTGCTGCACCAGAAATATCTCAGCTCGAGCCTGTATCAGAGCACAAAGGAAGCACTGGGGAAAGTGGAGCTTGGACGAGGAAGCAAGCAGAGACTGTCCAAGCAGGAGCATGAGATCACCTATGCAAATGGATTTTTCACTCAGCTCTACTGGGTGTCCAAGCGTTCCCTGAAAAATCTCATCAGGAACCCACAGGCCTCTATTGCACAA ATCGCAGTGACTGTAATTCTAGCCTTGGTTGTGGGTGCTATCTTTTTTGGTGTAAAACTGGACCGAAGTGGCATTCAGAATCG GGTTGGATCCTTGTTTTTTGTCACTACAAACCAATGTTTTTCCAGTGTTTCTGCAATTGAGCTATTCATCAGAGACAAGAAACTATTTGT CCATCAGTACACCAGTGGATATTACCGTGTGTCTGCCTACTTCCTGGCCTTGATGATAGGAGATCTGCTGCCCATGAGAACTACTCCAGCCATCATATTCTCATGCATCAGTTACTGGATGATTG GATACCAAGCTGTTGCAGGGCgattcttcttcttcatgctgACCCTGATACTGGTGTCCTACACTGCCACAGCCATGTCCCTGGCTATCAGTGCTGGGATGGATGTGGTGGCTGTGGCCAATCTGCTCATCACCATTTGTTTTGTCCTGATGCTT ATCTTTTCTGGCCTCTTAGTGAATCTCCCTTCAGTAATGGGCTGGCTGAACTGGCTCAAGTACTTCAGCATCCCGCGATATGGCCTCACT GCTCTTCAGGTGAATGAGTACAGAGATCTCTACTTCTGTGGTGAGAAGAATCCAAATGCTACAGTGTCAGTGGAAGATGCAGGCAGTTGTCCCCCCAATATTTCAGAAGAAGT GTGTTCTGGTGAAGCATACCTGTGCAGCCAAGGAATTGCCCCTACCAGCTGGGCAATGTGGGAAAACATAGTGGCTCTCTTCTGCATGACTGTTATCTTCCTTACCATTGCCTATGCAAAACTCCGGTTTATGAGGAAGTTCACATAG
- the BLOC1S2 gene encoding biogenesis of lysosome-related organelles complex 1 subunit 2 isoform X1, producing MAAAPEGPPDAAAQPAKQDPAIETAEEAKEPAEADINELCKDMFSKMATYLTGELTATSEDYKLLENMNKLTSLKYLEMKDIAINISRNLKDLNQKYADLQPYLEQINLIEEQVAALEQAAYKLDAYSKKLEAKYKKLEKR from the exons ATGGCGGCCGCGCCCGAGGGGCCGCCCGACGCCGCGGCGCAGCCCGCCAAGC AGGATCCTGCGATTGAAACTGCAGAGGAAGCTAAGGAGCCAGCAGAAGCAGATATCAATGAACTCTGCAAAGACATGTTCAGCAAAATGGCCACTTACTTGACAGGTGAACTGACAG ccACCAGTGAAGACTACAAACTCTTGGAAAACATGAATAAGTTGACTAGCTTGAAGTACTTAGAAATGAAAGATATTGCTATTAACATCAGTAGGAATCTGAAGGATTTAAACCAAAAAT ATGCTGATCTTCAGCCATATCTGGAACAGATAAACCTAATTGAGGAACAGGttgcagctctggagcaggcAGCTTATAAATTGGATGCATATTCCAAAAAACTTG aagCCAAGTACAAAAAACTGGAGAAACGATGA
- the LOC110475029 gene encoding broad substrate specificity ATP-binding cassette transporter ABCG2 isoform X1, with the protein MHQWHGVYQHTKRRQVLEKGEMGTAQNNSDLHAAELGLCNKNMMSDTFDHSIISVGEEEGAGTFQRSVPTQESLRSPRGSVVSFHNIQYSVKQSSGFLCKRKIVEKKILHNVNGIMKPGLNAILGPTGSGKSSLLDVLAARKDPAGLSGEVLIDGIPQPPNFKCISGYVVQDDVVMGTMTVRENLQFSAALRLPSSISIKEKEERVTQIINELGLSKVADAKVGTELIRGVSGGERKRTNIGMELITEPPVLFLDEPTTGLDASTANAVLILLKKLSRRGRTIIFSIHQPRYSIFKLFDSLTLLASGKVLYHGPAKHALEYFSSVGYECEPFNNPADFFLDVINGDSTAVTASKEDHRPVDPGKEVNSENGVTEDNVDSSVVDVLHQKYLSSSLYQSTKEALGKVELGRGSKQRLSKQEHEITYANGFFTQLYWVSKRSLKNLIRNPQASIAQIAVTVILALVVGAIFFGVKLDRSGIQNRVGSLFFVTTNQCFSSVSAIELFIRDKKLFVHQYTSGYYRVSAYFLALMIGDLLPMRTTPAIIFSCISYWMIGYQAVAGRFFFFMLTLILVSYTATAMSLAISAGMDVVAVANLLITICFVLMLIFSGLLVNLPSVMGWLNWLKYFSIPRYGLTALQVNEYRDLYFCGEKNPNATVSVEDAGSCPPNISEEVCSGEAYLCSQGIAPTSWAMWENIVALFCMTVIFLTIAYAKLRFMRKFT; encoded by the exons ATGCATCAATGGCATGGAGTGTATCAACATACCAAGAGGAGGCAGGTGTTGGAAAAGGGAGAG ATGGGAACTGCTCAAAACAACAGTGACCTCCACGCAGCGGAGCTTGGCCTGTGTAACAAGAATATGATGTCAGACACATTTGATCACAGCATTATTTCTgttggagaagaggaaggagcaggCACTTTCCAGCGTTCTGTTCCAACACAAGAGTCCCTCCGATCTCCTCGTGGCTCCGTTGTGAGTTTCCATAACATCCAGTACTCCGTTAAGCAGTCCAGTGGATTCCTTTGTAAACGGAAAATCGTGGAAAAGAAGATCCTTCATAACGTTAA tgGCATTATGAAACCAGGACTGAATGCGATCCTGGGACCAACAGGGAGTGGGAAATCTTC TCTCCTAGATGTGCTGGCAGCCAGAAAGGATCCAGCAGGTCTGTCTGGAGAAGTGCTTATAGATGGCATCCCACAACCTCCAAATTTCAAGTGCATCTCAGGATATGTTGTGCAG GATGATGTTGTTATGGGCACGATGACGGTGAGGGAGAACCTGCAATTCTCTGCTGCGCTGCGACTCCCCAGCTCCATCAGCAttaaagagaaggaagagcGAGTCACCCAGATAATCAATGAGCTGGGATTGAGCAAAGTGGCTGATGCTAag GTAGGAACTGAATTGATCCGGGGAGTGTCTGGAGGGGAACGGAAGAGAACCAACATTGGgatggagctcatcacagagcCACCAGTCCTTTTTCTAGATGAACCAACAACTGGCCTTGATGCCAGCACAGCCAATGCAGTCCTCATCCTTCTGAAGAA GCTCTCAAGAAGAGGGAGAACCATCATATTTTCCATCCATCAGCCCCGTTATTCCATATTCAAGCTGTTTGACAGTCTGACATTACTGGCTTCGGGCAAGGTGCTGTACCATGGTCCTGCGAAACACGCCCTGGAGTACTTCAGTTCTGTTG gataTGAATGTGAACCCTTCAACAATCCAGCTGACTTCTTCCTTGATGTCATAAATGGTGATTCAACTGCTGTGACAGCAAGCAAGGAAGATCACAGACCTGTGGACCCAGGAAAAG AAGTGAACAGTGAAAATGGAGTGACAGAAGACAATGTGGATAGCAGTGTGGTAGATGTGCTGCACCAGAAATATCTCAGCTCGAGCCTGTATCAGAGCACAAAGGAAGCACTGGGGAAAGTGGAGCTTGGACGAGGAAGCAAGCAGAGACTGTCCAAGCAGGAGCATGAGATCACCTATGCAAATGGATTTTTCACTCAGCTCTACTGGGTGTCCAAGCGTTCCCTGAAAAATCTCATCAGGAACCCACAGGCCTCTATTGCACAA ATCGCAGTGACTGTAATTCTAGCCTTGGTTGTGGGTGCTATCTTTTTTGGTGTAAAACTGGACCGAAGTGGCATTCAGAATCG GGTTGGATCCTTGTTTTTTGTCACTACAAACCAATGTTTTTCCAGTGTTTCTGCAATTGAGCTATTCATCAGAGACAAGAAACTATTTGT CCATCAGTACACCAGTGGATATTACCGTGTGTCTGCCTACTTCCTGGCCTTGATGATAGGAGATCTGCTGCCCATGAGAACTACTCCAGCCATCATATTCTCATGCATCAGTTACTGGATGATTG GATACCAAGCTGTTGCAGGGCgattcttcttcttcatgctgACCCTGATACTGGTGTCCTACACTGCCACAGCCATGTCCCTGGCTATCAGTGCTGGGATGGATGTGGTGGCTGTGGCCAATCTGCTCATCACCATTTGTTTTGTCCTGATGCTT ATCTTTTCTGGCCTCTTAGTGAATCTCCCTTCAGTAATGGGCTGGCTGAACTGGCTCAAGTACTTCAGCATCCCGCGATATGGCCTCACT GCTCTTCAGGTGAATGAGTACAGAGATCTCTACTTCTGTGGTGAGAAGAATCCAAATGCTACAGTGTCAGTGGAAGATGCAGGCAGTTGTCCCCCCAATATTTCAGAAGAAGT GTGTTCTGGTGAAGCATACCTGTGCAGCCAAGGAATTGCCCCTACCAGCTGGGCAATGTGGGAAAACATAGTGGCTCTCTTCTGCATGACTGTTATCTTCCTTACCATTGCCTATGCAAAACTCCGGTTTATGAGGAAGTTCACATAG